A single genomic interval of Astyanax mexicanus isolate ESR-SI-001 chromosome 4, AstMex3_surface, whole genome shotgun sequence harbors:
- the LOC125801184 gene encoding zinc finger protein 271-like produces the protein MEPSPDMEKHQHPVKSFTKQSDLKIHQRIHTGEKPYYCSDCGKSFTKQSHLKNHQRIHTGEKPYYCSDCGKSFTEQSSLKIHQRIHTGEKPYHCSDCGKSFNQQGLFKNHQRIHTGEKPYYCSDCGKSFTEQSSLKIHQRIHTGEKPYHCSDCGKSFTKQSNLKLHQRIHTGEKPYYCFDCGKSFTKQSNLKLHQRIHTGEKPYHCSDCGKSFTKQSNLKLHQRIHTGEKPYYCFDCGKSFTKQSHLKRHQRIHTGEKPYHCSDCGKSFTDQSSLKIHQRIHTGEKLYHCSDCGKSFTKQSTLKLHQRIHTGEKPYHCSDCGKSFTQQSHLKLHQRIHTGEKPYHCSDCGKSFTQQSNLKLHQRIHTGEKPYHCSDCGKSFTRQSDLKIHQRIHTGEKPYYCSDCDKCFTTQSNLKLHQRIHTGEKPYHCFDCGKSFTQQSNLKLHQRIHTGEKPYHCSDCGKSFTLQSELILHQCIHKR, from the coding sequence atggagccaagtcccgacatggagaaacatcagcaccctgtcaagagttttactaaacagagtgatctcaaaatacaccagcgcattcacacaggagagaaaccgtattactgctccgactgtgggaagagttttactaaacagagtcatctcaaaaatcaccagcgcattcacacaggagagaaaccgtattactgctccgactgtgggaagagttttactgaacagagtagtctcaaaatacaccagcgcattcacacaggagagaaaccgtatcactgctcagactgtgggaagagttttaatcaacagggtcttttcaaaaatcaccagcgcattcacacaggagagaaaccgtattactgctccgattgtgggaagagttttactgaacagagtagtctcaaaatacaccagcgcattcacacaggagagaaaccgtatcactgttcagactgtgggaagagttttactaaacagagtaatctcaaactgcatcagcgcattcacacaggagagaaaccgtattactgtttcgactgtgggaagagttttactaaacagagtaatctcaaactgcatcagcgcattcacacaggagagaaaccgtatcactgttcagactgtggaaagagttttactaaacagagtaatctcaaactgcatcagcgcattcacacaggagagaaaccgtattactgtttcgactgtgggaagagttttactaaacagagtcatctcaaaagacaccagcgcattcacacaggagagaaaccgtatcactgctccgattgtgggaagagttttactgatcagagtagtctcaaaatacaccagcgcattcacacaggagagaaactgtatcactgttcagactgtgggaagagttttactaaacagagtactctcaaactgcaccagcgcattcacacaggagagaaaccgtatcactgctccgattgtgggaagagttttactcaacagagtcatctcaaactgcatcagcgcattcacacaggagagaaaccgtatcactgctcagactgtgggaagagttttactcaacagagtaatctcaaactgcatcagcgcattcacacaggagagaaaccgtatcactgctcagactgtgggaagagttttactagacagagtgatctcaaaatacaccagcgcattcacacaggagagaaaccttattactgctcagactgtgataagtgttttactacacagagtaatctcaaactgcatcagcgcattcacacaggagagaaaccgtatcactgtttcgactgtgggaagagttttactcaacagagtaatctcaaactgcaccagcgcattcacacaggagagaaaccgtatcactgttcagactgtgggaagagttttactttacagagtgaacttatattacatcagtgcattcacaaaagatag